The following proteins are encoded in a genomic region of Terriglobales bacterium:
- the ffh gene encoding signal recognition particle protein, giving the protein MFENLSEKLQRAFKNLRGQGTLNEENMQEALREIRLALLEADVNFKVVKELIDHIREKALGSEVMLQISPTEQVVKIVHNELINILGKDTAKIRFASQPPTVVLMAGLQGSGKTTSSGKLAQWFKKGGHRPMLVSVDVYRPAARQQLKIVASAIGANIYEGKVDGEASTAVVERLAKEARREAINSGCDVLIVDTAGRLHIDDELMDEMQLLKKLLNPQEILFVADAMTGQDAVNSANEFHKKLNLTGVILTKMDGDARGGAALSIRNVTGQPIKFLGVGEKYDALEPFHPDRIAGRILGMGDILSLVEKAQEKLDAKKSEEFAKKALSGDGFSLEDFREQLRQIKKLGSLQSIVKMLPSIGPFAGIQNMADKVDDKELNRVEAIINSMTPHERDHHEVINGSRRKRIARGSGTSVQEVNQLLKQYAMMKKQFKTLSKGGGLSRKLAGMRFR; this is encoded by the coding sequence ATGTTTGAGAACCTTTCGGAAAAACTTCAACGCGCATTCAAGAATCTTCGCGGCCAGGGCACGCTGAACGAAGAAAACATGCAAGAGGCCCTGCGCGAGATCCGTCTGGCGCTGCTCGAAGCCGACGTCAACTTCAAAGTCGTAAAGGAGCTGATCGACCACATTCGCGAAAAGGCGCTTGGGTCGGAAGTCATGCTGCAGATCTCGCCCACCGAACAGGTGGTGAAGATCGTTCACAACGAACTGATCAACATTCTCGGCAAAGACACGGCCAAAATCCGCTTCGCCTCGCAGCCGCCTACCGTAGTACTCATGGCGGGCCTGCAAGGTTCTGGTAAGACGACTTCTTCGGGAAAGCTGGCGCAGTGGTTCAAGAAGGGCGGGCATCGTCCCATGCTGGTGTCAGTTGACGTATATCGTCCGGCAGCCCGCCAGCAGTTGAAGATCGTTGCCAGCGCGATTGGCGCCAACATCTATGAAGGTAAGGTGGACGGCGAAGCCTCCACCGCTGTTGTCGAAAGGCTCGCAAAGGAAGCGCGACGCGAGGCAATTAATTCCGGTTGCGATGTGCTCATCGTTGATACCGCCGGTCGGCTTCATATTGACGACGAATTAATGGATGAAATGCAGCTCCTCAAAAAGCTGCTCAATCCCCAGGAAATTCTCTTCGTCGCAGATGCGATGACTGGACAGGACGCGGTTAACTCCGCGAACGAGTTCCATAAAAAGCTAAATCTTACGGGCGTGATCCTCACCAAGATGGATGGCGATGCTCGCGGCGGTGCGGCGCTCTCGATCCGTAACGTCACGGGGCAGCCCATCAAATTTCTTGGTGTCGGTGAAAAATATGATGCGCTTGAGCCGTTTCATCCAGATCGCATCGCCGGTCGCATTTTGGGAATGGGCGACATTCTGTCGCTGGTCGAAAAAGCGCAGGAGAAGCTCGACGCGAAGAAATCAGAAGAGTTCGCCAAGAAGGCACTGAGCGGCGACGGCTTCTCGCTTGAAGATTTCCGCGAGCAATTGCGACAAATTAAGAAACTGGGCTCGCTGCAGAGCATTGTGAAAATGCTGCCCAGCATCGGCCCATTCGCCGGCATTCAGAACATGGCAGACAAGGTCGATGACAAAGAGCTGAATCGCGTCGAAGCCATCATCAATTCCATGACTCCGCACGAACGCGATCACCACGAAGTCATTAACGGCAGCCGTCGTAAGCGGATCGCGCGGGGATCAGGCACCAGCGTTCAGGAAGTAAATCAGCTTCTGAAGCAGTACGCGATGATGAAGAAACAATTCAAGACCCTGAGCAAGGGCGGCGGACTCTCGCGCAAACTCGCCGGCATGCGCTTCCGGTAG